In a genomic window of Nitrospira sp. ND1:
- a CDS encoding DUF420 domain-containing protein, with the protein MDLKTILWYLVLSSLTVAYLVVLAGVRAAKSHDVSHHSHRMIVGCTIVGIWLVAYVLKQAIFGRESFKGPDSAYWSVYVPVFVTHMLLAVTTIGLGAYNLYMGLHRLRYGSVGAMVAGMTTHRRMGNALVWTFSGTMVTAYLVYLMLFVWYRS; encoded by the coding sequence ATGGACCTTAAAACAATCCTCTGGTACCTCGTCCTCTCCAGTCTGACGGTCGCCTATTTGGTTGTGCTGGCCGGCGTACGGGCCGCCAAGTCGCACGATGTCTCGCACCACTCGCATCGCATGATCGTCGGGTGCACGATCGTGGGTATCTGGTTGGTGGCCTACGTGCTCAAGCAAGCGATCTTCGGCCGCGAATCGTTCAAAGGCCCTGACAGCGCCTATTGGAGCGTCTATGTGCCGGTGTTCGTCACGCACATGCTGCTCGCAGTCACGACCATAGGGTTGGGCGCCTACAACCTCTATATGGGCCTCCACCGTCTGCGGTACGGAAGCGTCGGGGCCATGGTGGCCGGCATGACGACCCACCGGCGGATGGGCAATGCACTGGTCTGGACGTTCAGCGGCACGATGGTCACCGCGTATCTCGTCTATTTGATGTTGTTTGTCTGGTACCGGAGCTAA
- a CDS encoding protein-glutamate O-methyltransferase CheR, whose amino-acid sequence MDYAITKQEYEQIRTLLYDESGISLGDSKQSLVVSRLTKRLRDLQMEDFSSYYEYVTRDESGEEFTRMLDLLSTNKTDFFREPKHFDFLRERILPTLEQEKRIRIWSSACSTGEEPYTIAMTLHEAVKNPALWNFQILASDISTRVLAHAAKGLYAEERVREVPENIVKRHFLQGRGDSAGLVKVKPHLSAIIKFRRMNLMDDRFPIKAPLDLIFCRNVMIYFDRPTQERLVNKFYHHLKPGGHLFIGHSESLQWVSHPFKTLAPTIYWKEG is encoded by the coding sequence ATGGATTATGCCATTACGAAACAGGAATACGAGCAGATCCGCACCCTATTGTACGACGAAAGCGGCATCTCACTGGGGGACAGCAAGCAATCCTTGGTGGTGTCCCGACTCACCAAACGTTTGCGCGACCTCCAGATGGAGGATTTTTCCTCGTACTACGAGTACGTCACCCGGGATGAGAGCGGGGAAGAATTCACGCGGATGCTGGATCTGCTGTCCACCAACAAGACGGACTTCTTCCGCGAGCCCAAACATTTCGACTTTCTTCGAGAGCGCATTCTCCCCACGCTGGAACAGGAGAAGCGCATTCGCATCTGGTCTTCCGCCTGCTCGACCGGAGAGGAGCCGTACACCATCGCCATGACGTTGCACGAGGCCGTGAAGAATCCGGCCTTGTGGAACTTTCAGATCCTCGCGTCGGACATCTCCACACGCGTGCTCGCCCATGCCGCGAAAGGGCTGTACGCCGAGGAGCGTGTGCGCGAGGTTCCGGAAAATATTGTGAAACGCCATTTCCTCCAGGGACGCGGGGACAGCGCCGGACTGGTCAAGGTGAAGCCGCACCTCTCCGCCATCATCAAGTTTCGCCGTATGAACCTGATGGACGACCGTTTTCCGATCAAGGCGCCGCTGGATCTCATCTTCTGCCGGAATGTGATGATCTATTTCGACCGTCCGACGCAGGAACGGCTGGTCAACAAGTTCTATCATCATCTCAAACCGGGTGGGCATCTCTTTATCGGCCACTCGGAAAGCCTGCAGTGGGTGTCCCATCCATTCAAAACTCTTGCACCGACCATCTATTGGAAGGAAGGCTGA
- the cheD gene encoding chemoreceptor glutamine deamidase CheD, with translation MAVVDTDTFSHIRRMQDKRFPTEVACILPGEFFVSREPMVVYTVLGSCISACIRDPIAGVGGMNHFMLPAPKEHQSGDAWGGESTRYGSFAMEQLINEILKRGGMKHRLEVKLFGAGRIYEGNIDVGARNTEWVLHFLKNEGYAIAKSDLGDVYPRKVYYFTDSGRVLMKKIERVKNRTIVERETEYQHRIEVEPATPQDNITLF, from the coding sequence ATGGCTGTAGTCGATACCGACACATTCTCCCATATCCGGCGGATGCAGGATAAACGGTTTCCGACCGAGGTTGCGTGCATTCTGCCCGGCGAGTTTTTCGTGAGTCGGGAACCCATGGTGGTCTATACCGTCCTCGGGTCCTGTATCTCGGCCTGTATCCGAGACCCGATCGCGGGCGTCGGCGGCATGAATCATTTCATGCTGCCGGCACCGAAAGAACACCAGTCGGGCGATGCCTGGGGAGGGGAATCCACACGGTACGGTTCCTTCGCCATGGAGCAATTGATCAACGAGATCCTCAAGCGCGGCGGGATGAAGCACCGGTTGGAAGTGAAACTCTTCGGTGCAGGGAGGATTTACGAGGGCAATATCGACGTCGGGGCCCGGAATACGGAATGGGTCCTTCATTTCCTCAAAAATGAAGGGTATGCAATCGCAAAAAGCGATCTCGGCGATGTGTACCCCCGGAAAGTGTATTACTTCACGGATTCGGGCCGGGTGTTGATGAAGAAGATCGAACGAGTGAAGAATCGGACGATTGTCGAACGGGAAACCGAATACCAGCATCGGATTGAAGTCGAACCGGCGACGCCACAAGACAACATCACGTTGTTCTGA
- a CDS encoding chemotaxis response regulator protein-glutamate methylesterase, with the protein MGKIRVLTIDDSALMRQVLAELLSKDPAIEVIGSAPDPYVAREKIKTLNPDVLTLDVEMPKMDGLTFLEKLMRGRPMPVIMVSSLTEAGCQTTLRALELGAVDFITKPKIDLREGMDNLADDLIAKVKGAATACIRRGSSASGQNGARPAVLSSAMIKTTDMIIAIGSSTGGTEAVKEVLQVLPPNTPPVLITQHMPERFTKTWADRMNQLCRISVKEAEDGDSVLPGHALIAPGNYHMTLVRSGARYSVRINQNEPVNRHRPSVDVMFDSVAQYAGGNAVGVILTGMGGDGARGLLRMKEAGAYTIAQDEASCVVFGMPKEAIKLGAAEIVRPLNEIATTILTHVTRA; encoded by the coding sequence ATGGGAAAGATACGAGTGCTGACGATCGACGATTCTGCCCTGATGCGGCAGGTGCTGGCCGAACTGCTTTCCAAGGATCCTGCCATCGAAGTGATCGGCAGTGCGCCGGATCCCTATGTGGCCAGAGAAAAAATCAAGACGCTCAACCCCGACGTGCTCACGCTGGACGTGGAAATGCCGAAGATGGACGGACTCACGTTTCTCGAAAAACTCATGCGTGGGCGCCCCATGCCGGTAATTATGGTGAGTTCGCTGACGGAAGCCGGTTGCCAGACCACACTGCGGGCGTTGGAGCTGGGCGCCGTCGACTTCATTACCAAACCCAAGATCGATCTCCGTGAGGGGATGGACAATCTCGCCGACGATCTGATCGCAAAAGTTAAAGGCGCGGCCACGGCTTGTATCCGGCGGGGATCCTCGGCATCGGGTCAGAACGGCGCCCGACCGGCGGTCCTGAGTTCGGCCATGATCAAGACCACGGATATGATCATCGCGATCGGCTCTTCGACCGGAGGCACCGAGGCGGTCAAGGAGGTGCTGCAAGTCCTGCCACCCAATACTCCTCCGGTCCTGATCACCCAGCACATGCCGGAGCGGTTCACCAAAACCTGGGCCGACCGGATGAACCAACTCTGCCGCATCTCCGTCAAGGAGGCCGAGGACGGAGACAGCGTCCTGCCGGGGCATGCGCTGATTGCTCCCGGCAATTACCACATGACGCTGGTCCGCAGCGGCGCGCGCTATTCGGTCCGCATCAACCAAAACGAACCGGTCAATCGCCATCGCCCCTCGGTCGACGTCATGTTCGACTCCGTCGCGCAATATGCCGGCGGCAACGCGGTGGGTGTGATCCTGACCGGAATGGGCGGGGACGGCGCAAGGGGCCTTCTGCGGATGAAGGAAGCCGGCGCCTATACCATCGCCCAGGACGAGGCATCGTGTGTGGTGTTCGGGATGCCGAAAGAGGCCATTAAGCTCGGCGCCGCCGAGATCGTCCGGCCGCTCAACGAGATTGCGACGACTATTTTGACCCATGTCACCCGTGCCTGA
- a CDS encoding STAS domain-containing protein, with the protein MKITQETHNKKATLRLEGNFTYTQRKAFQEALKTVSTDQVEEVVIDLSQVAFLDSAALGLLMISHRQLDGEKRTLSLAYPQPTVRQILELANLHKTIPMIDAGVSTLAKKSA; encoded by the coding sequence ATGAAAATTACTCAGGAAACTCATAACAAGAAAGCGACTCTGAGACTCGAAGGGAACTTTACCTACACGCAGCGCAAAGCGTTTCAGGAGGCGCTGAAGACCGTCTCCACCGATCAAGTGGAGGAAGTCGTGATCGACCTGTCGCAGGTCGCGTTTCTCGACAGCGCGGCATTGGGGTTGCTGATGATCAGCCACCGGCAGTTAGACGGCGAGAAACGCACACTCTCGCTGGCCTATCCTCAGCCGACGGTTCGCCAGATCCTCGAACTGGCGAATTTGCACAAGACGATCCCGATGATCGATGCCGGCGTGTCGACCCTGGCCAAGAAAAGCGCCTAA
- a CDS encoding STAS domain-containing protein, with protein sequence MQITERRIGQSIILDLTGELSYANRTTFKAAVERSKRAGCRHLILNMQGVRFLDSSALGTLALLAQSFPATQGMVSLLNPQSHVKEIITLANLHQILPVYTSELDALAGSRLPAAG encoded by the coding sequence ATGCAGATCACTGAACGCCGTATCGGGCAGTCCATCATTCTCGATCTGACAGGTGAACTCAGCTACGCCAACCGCACCACGTTCAAAGCGGCGGTGGAACGGAGTAAGCGAGCCGGCTGTCGGCATCTCATTTTAAACATGCAAGGCGTTCGTTTTCTGGATAGTTCGGCTCTCGGTACGTTGGCGCTGTTGGCCCAGAGCTTTCCGGCCACGCAAGGCATGGTCAGCCTGCTGAACCCCCAGAGCCATGTCAAAGAAATCATCACCCTGGCGAATCTCCACCAGATCCTGCCGGTTTATACTTCGGAACTGGATGCCCTTGCGGGGAGCCGTCTTCCCGCGGCCGGATAA